One Littorina saxatilis isolate snail1 linkage group LG12, US_GU_Lsax_2.0, whole genome shotgun sequence genomic region harbors:
- the LOC138983339 gene encoding transcription intermediary factor 1-beta-like, producing MAAAAPPSDEECPVCHDDFTDPKILPCTHLVCRKCVLSWLHTGGNQAGCPLCRASILPHGCSGQDVAALVDDLPTDIIKKAAVESRRVLNEKHVCVCDGTTKATSFCMQCSIKFCPSCCKVHKMIPATREHEIKQIDALTVDKLAASYQSSCAVHPGRPVEQFCSSHQELICLNCSTSTHRRCPDVEGIAGAAMVKRQRLKEQEKELEGKRGEIQTQVCQLDIAAADGLAKFKAMKDKVKTTFEELRGILDKRCRDATAEIQKKEDEFLKENKSQKSDLEKLRARSAALCSTVSRLASASDDPLLAMLVKLKSRLEDAELLSRHNDVVRQEVSAPGIGDFFFDPQSSARLKNQIAKHGQMRDPKQPQQPFMGNTQFGYAPLQGQF from the exons ATGGCAGCAGCAGCGCCGCCTAGTGACGAAGAATGCCCTGTGTGCCATGATGATTTCACGGACCCCAAGATCCTCCCCTGCACGCATCTCGTCTGTCGCAAGTGTGTCTTGTCCTGGCTTCACACGGGAGGCAACCAGGCCGGATGTCCGCTCTGCCGTGCCTCCATTCTCCCGCATGGGTGCAGCGGTCAAGATGTTGCCGCTCTTGTGGATGATCTCCCCACCGACATCATTAAAAAGGCAGCGGTGGAGAGCCGCAGGGTTCTGAATGAAAaacacgtgtgtgtttgtgacggCACAACCAAGGCGACTTCTTTCTGTATGCAGTGCAGCATCAAGTTCTGTCCCTCATGTTGCAAG GTTCACAAGATGATTCCCGCTACAAGAGAACACGAGATTAAGCAAATTGACGCACTAACTGTTGACAAACTAGCTGCGAGCTATCAGTCGTCATGCGCGGTTCACCCTGGCCGACCAGTGGAGCAGTTCTGTTCTTCACACCAGGAGCTTATCTGCCTCAACTGTTCTACCTCAACCCATCGCAGATGTCCGGATGTGGAGGGGATTGCAGGGGCCGCAATGGTCAAACGCCAGAGGCTGAAAGAGCAGGAAAAGGAACTTGAGGGCAAGAGGGGTGAAATACAGACacag GTTTGTCAGTTGGATATTGCTGCTGCTGACGGTCTTGCGAAGTTCAAAGCCATGAAAGACAAAGTTAAAACGACTTTTGAGGAACTGCGCGGTATTCTAGACAAACGATGTCGTGATGCAACCGCCGAAATCCAGAAGAAGGAAGACGAGTtcttgaaagaaaacaaatcccaGAAGAGCGACCTGGAGAAACTACGAGCGCGCTCTGCAGCACTGTGCAGCACTGTGAGTCGTCTTGCATCGGCTTCTGATGACCCGCTGCTCGCCATGCTGGTTAAACTCAAGTCTCGCCTGGAGGACGCAGAGCTTCTAAGCCGGCACAATGATGTTGTTCGACAGGAAGTTAGCGCTCCTGGAATTGGAGATTTCTTCTTTGACCCGCAGTCGTCGGCTCGCTTAAAAAACCAAATTGCTAAACATGGCCAGATGAGGGATCCCAAGCAACCTCAACAGCCATTCATGGG GAACACACAGTTCGGATATGCTCCACTCCAAGGTCAGTTTTAA